A portion of the Scylla paramamosain isolate STU-SP2022 chromosome 2, ASM3559412v1, whole genome shotgun sequence genome contains these proteins:
- the LOC135111248 gene encoding STAGA complex 65 subunit gamma-like: MSCAAGHWGEEAEQQRGGGEDWGLSAADMEDLLTPQPPEPTPPALHQPSPEETPSFQILPAELCRTDPLVLQTIRLLQHQRQVAQLIARAQTVGVDSTSLPSCPPPPEDLVLNRKTTKPHFLNFLPPEHTPFTTGKTQQHILEVEGSKARLILRKAVATICAHTGYTDTSESVLRLLTDVTHEFLTKITRVLRANTDNLLLTDRCPFHDVVEKTLHDVGMGSMSELHQMYRDRVMLYHAKVRQETFQLYHHYVALSQNREAANTPGSRRESIGDWWMDECGSQHGAGQGPGMEEASVPSIKSTSSLDPELSLHPFSVLSQPGGDGEETVVQNSPATSQTFPAYPLTPR, translated from the exons ATGAGCTGTGCTGCAGGTCACTGGGGGGAGGAGGCAGAGCAGCAgcggggtgggggagaggactGGGGTCTTAGTGCGGCAGACATGGAGGACTTGCTCACCCCACAGCCACCTGAACCCACCCCGCCAGCCCTCCACCAGCCCTCACCTGAGGAGACGCCTTCCTTTCAGAT TCTGCCAGCTGAGTTGTGCCGTACAGATCCCCTAGTGCTTCAGACCATCCGTCTGCTGCAGCACCAGCGCCAGGTGGCCCAGCTCATTGCCCGAGCACAG ACTGTTGGTGTGGACAGCACCAGCCTCCCATCCTGCCCACCCCCTCCAGAGGACCTTGTTCTTAATCGCAAAACTACCAAGCCACACTTCCTCAACTTTCTCCCTCCAGAACACAC GCCATTCACCACAGGCAAGACTCAACAGCACATCCTGGAGGTGGAGGGCAGCAAAGCACGTCTCATCTTACGCAAGGCAGTGGCCACCATCTGTGCCCACACAGGATATACAGACACTTCGGAAAGTGTGTTGCGACTGCTGACAGATGTTACACACGAGTTTCTCACTAAGATCACCCGCGTGCTGCGTGCCAACACTGACAATCTCCTGCTGACAGACCGCTGCCCTTTCCAT GATGTGGTGGAGAAGACCCTGCATGATGTTGGCATGGGCAGCATGAGTGAACTGCATCAAATGTACCGTGACCGAGTGATGCTCTATCATGCCAAAGTGCGACAAGAGACTTTTCAGCTTTACCACCATTATGTTGCACTGTCTCAGAATAGGGAGGCAGCCAACACCCCAGG GTCACGGAGGGAGAGCATTGGAGACTGGTGGATGGACGAGTGTGGCAGCCAGCATGGAGCTGGCCAGGGACCAGGGATGGAAGAGGCCTCAGTACCTTCCATCAAGAGCACCTCCAGTCTAGACCCTGAGCTCTCCCTGCATCCATTTTCTGTTCTCAGCCA acctggtggtgatggagaagagacagtggtGCAGAACTCTCCTGCCACTTCCCAGACTTTTCCTGCCTACCCACTCACTCCCCGCTAG
- the LOC135111257 gene encoding uncharacterized protein LOC135111257 produces MEPQTGRIPHVRKISHDMVLLRRRLVELKRRAGLLCSEALQHQLNFTLDSLDQRILGHSSLLELSFREKYLDLMNKKSEVQQKVSLSGLSEVKVGVKRVVGLFDEPEPLPPPKHHKVEDDITEDSEIEKGVFKLYETEGTIGDVAYATAYLVKSKPGEEGGRVAELEDLSLGTQSGVAKMMLTPERLSLHETVYYFTADLYYYKMLHDERREALDHLESEVPGLEVVRGTEPVVLQLLSHGQHQVEVYWGLIWHDLNSRFKYNILVNCPEEVVARYSTADVYPYLSKQMKLQTVEDVISFAEAFTDL; encoded by the exons ATGGAGCCACAAACAGGAAGAATACCACACGTGCGGAAAATCAGCCATGATATGGTGCTGCTACGGAGACGCCTGGTGGAACTCAAGAGACGTGCAGGTCTGCTCTGCTCGGAGGCCCTGCAGCACCAGCTGAATTTCACATTGGACAGTCTGGACCAGAG GATCCTTGGTCACAGCTCACTGCTGGAATTAAGCTTTAGAGAAAAGTATTTGGATTTGATGAACAAGAAGTCAGAGGTGCAGCAGAAAGTTAGTTTGAGTGGATTATCTGAAGTGAAAGTGGGTGTGAAGAGAGTGGTGGGCCTCTTTGATGAGCCTGAGCCACTGCCTCCCCCAAAGCACCACAAAGTGGAAGATGACATAACAGAAGACAGTGAGATAGAAAAGGGAGTGTTCAAACTTTATGAAACAGAAGGTACCATTGGAGATGTTGCCTATGCCACTGCATATCTAGTGAAGAGCAAG CctggtgaggaaggaggaagggtggcaGAGCTGGAGGACTTGAGCCTGGGTACTCAGAGTGGTGTGGCAAAGATGATGCTTACACCAGAGAGACTCTCATTACATGAAACTGTGTATTACTTCACTGCCGACCTCTATTACTATAAG ATGCTGCATGATGAGCGAAGGGAGGCACTGGACCACCTGGAGTCAGAAGTGCCAGGTTTGGAGGTGGTGAGGGGCACGGAGCCAGTAGTGCTGCAGCTCCTGAGTCATGGACAGCACCAGGTGGAAGTGTATTGGGGCTTAATTTGGCATGACCTGAACAGCAGGTTCAAGTACAACATTTTAGTTAACTGCCCTGAAGAAG TTGTCGCAAGGTACAGCACAGCAGATGTCTACCCTTACCTGAGCAAACAGATGAAATTACAAACTGTAGAGGATGTCATAAGTTTTGCAGAGGCCTTCACAGATCTCTAG